The Pseudomonas sp. LFM046 region GGCCCGTGCGACCAGCCAGTCGCCCAGGTGGTAGGCGATACCGGTGCGCACCAGGCCGTCGCCGATGACGAAGAGGGCGGCAATCAGCACCACGCTGGGGTCGCTGAAGCCGGACAGGGTTTCGCTGATGTCGAGTACGCCGGTGAGCGGCAGGGCCACCATCACCAGCAGGGCAACCACGTCCATGCGTGGCTTGTTGAGAACGAACAGGGTGATGGCGGCCAGCAGCAGGGCCAGGACCCAGAGCAGTTCGTGGTTCAAGCGTGACTCCCAGTTCCTTGCGGGGGCAGCAGGTTCTCAGGGATAGCCGAGCACGGCCTTGATCTGATGCAGGTTAGCGGCGATCCAGCGCTTGTCGATGGCACCCCAGTCGCGGATCACATAGTGCCCGGCGTTGTTGCGCTCGCCTTCGGTCTGCTCGAAGTGGCAGTCGATATCCAGCTCGCCCAGGGCCAGCAGGGTGTCCTGCGCGGTGCGGCGGGGCATGCCGGTGGCGTCCATGATGGCTGGCACGCTGGTGGCTTCGCCGCTGTCGATCAGCCAGGCGACGTACAGGCGGCGGTAGAAGCTGGTCTTGGTCTTGCTGGTTTCCATGGGAGGTCCTTGTCGTTTCAGGAAGCGCGGCGGCGCAGGGTGCGATGGCGGCCGCTGAAGAACAGGAGCAGGAAGACTTTCACCGCCCGGTTGCCGAACAGGGGCTCCACGGTCAGGCGATCCACTATCCGCGTGCCGCCGCTCACGGCATGCAGGTTGCGCTCGTGGCGCCACAGGCGCATGCCGGTCATCGGGGATTCCTCGATGAAGCCGATACCTGGGGTGAGCGCTTGCAGCGTCAGGCGCGAGGTGCCCAGCGGCAGGCAGCCGAAGAGCCAGAGCCAACTGGTGAACAGCGGTCGTCCGGGCGCGAAGCTGAAGTCTTCCAGGCTACGAATGTCGCGTGGAATGCTCATCCACAGCCAGGGGCGCATTTCCTCGCGCAGGTAATCGACATGGGTGATCCATGCCCAGGCCCGTTCCGGGGAGACGGGGAGGGTGGATTCGAATTCGAGGGTGATCGGCATGTCTTCACGTCCCTGCAAAGACAAGGCCCGCAGTTGCGGGCCTTGTGGAGGAGGTTACAGGCTGGCGATTCGGCCGCGCTGTTCGGTCAGGTTGGCCAGGGCCTGTTCGGCCTCGGCCAGCTTGGCGCGCTCCTTCTCGATCACGTCGGCCGGCGCCTTGGCGACGAAGCCTTCGTTGGAGAGCTTGCCGCCAACGCGTTTCACCTCACCGTCCAGACGCTGGATTTCCTTGTCCAGGCGGGCGAGTTCGGCGTCCTTGTCGATCAGGCCGGCCATGGGCACCAGCACCTGCATGTCACCCACCAGGGCAGTGGCGGACATGGGGGCTTCGTCGCCCGCGGCCAGGATGCGGATGCTTTCCAGCTTGGCCAGCTTCTTCAACAGCGGCTCGTTGTCGGCCAGGCGACGACGGTCTTCGTCGTTGGCGTTGGCGAGCAGGATGTCGATGCGCTTGGCCATGGAGATGTTCATCTCGCCACGGATCTGGCGCACGCCGAGCATCAGCGCCTTGACCCACTCGATGTCGCCTTCGGCGGCGGCGTCGATGCGAGCCTCGTTCGGAACCGGCCAGGGTTGCAGCATCAGGGTGTCGCCGTTCTTGCCGGCCTGGCCCTTGATGCGCTGCCAGATCTCTTCGGTGATGAAGGGCATGAAGGGGTGGGCGAGACGCAAGGCCACTTCCAGCACGCGGATCAGGGTGCGGCGGGTGCCACGCTGGCGCTCGATGGAGGCGTTCTCGTCCCAGAGCACCGGCTTGACCAGCTCCAGGTACCAGGCGCAGTACTGGTCCCAGATGAACTCGTAGAGCGTCTGGGTGGCCAGGTCGAAGCGGAATTGGTCGAGGTGGCGGGCCACTTCGCCTTCGGTGCGT contains the following coding sequences:
- a CDS encoding winged helix-turn-helix domain-containing protein encodes the protein METSKTKTSFYRRLYVAWLIDSGEATSVPAIMDATGMPRRTAQDTLLALGELDIDCHFEQTEGERNNAGHYVIRDWGAIDKRWIAANLHQIKAVLGYP